The Devosia sp. SD17-2 genome includes a region encoding these proteins:
- a CDS encoding aspartate-semialdehyde dehydrogenase: MGYRVAVVGATGNVGREVLNILAERNFPADEVFALASSKSIGREISFGDKILKAKDLQHFDFSNVDFAIMSAGGSISKEWAPKIAAAGAIVIDNSSFWRYHSDVPLVVPEVNGNILERWLADANRTGIIANPNCSTAQLVVALKPLHDAAIIKRVVVSTYQSVSGAGKEGVDELWNQTKGIFVNDSPTPGKFPKQIAFNVIPHIDVFMEDGYTKEEWKVLAETKKILDPKIKVTCTAVRVPVFVGHSEAVNIEFVNPISADEARDILRDAPGIAVVDKREPGGYATPVEAVGDYETYVSRIREDVTVENGLAMWVVSDNLRKGAALNTIQIAETLIEKGYKPRA, translated from the coding sequence ATGGGTTATCGCGTCGCTGTCGTTGGGGCCACAGGCAATGTGGGCCGCGAAGTTCTCAATATTCTCGCCGAGCGTAATTTTCCGGCTGATGAAGTGTTTGCCCTCGCCTCGTCCAAGTCGATCGGCCGGGAGATTTCCTTTGGCGACAAGATCCTCAAGGCCAAGGACCTGCAGCACTTCGACTTCTCCAATGTCGACTTTGCCATCATGTCGGCTGGTGGTTCCATCTCCAAGGAATGGGCGCCCAAGATCGCGGCGGCCGGCGCCATCGTCATCGATAACTCCTCGTTCTGGCGCTATCACTCGGACGTGCCGCTGGTCGTGCCGGAAGTAAACGGCAACATTCTCGAGCGCTGGCTGGCCGATGCCAACCGCACCGGCATCATTGCCAATCCCAATTGCTCGACCGCCCAGCTGGTCGTGGCGCTGAAGCCGCTCCATGATGCGGCCATTATCAAGCGCGTCGTCGTTTCGACCTATCAGTCGGTGTCGGGCGCCGGCAAGGAAGGCGTCGACGAACTGTGGAACCAGACCAAGGGCATTTTCGTCAACGACAGCCCGACCCCCGGCAAGTTCCCCAAGCAGATCGCCTTCAACGTCATCCCGCACATCGATGTGTTCATGGAAGACGGCTACACCAAGGAAGAGTGGAAGGTTCTGGCCGAGACCAAGAAGATCCTCGATCCCAAGATCAAGGTCACCTGCACCGCCGTGCGCGTGCCGGTGTTTGTCGGTCACTCCGAGGCGGTCAATATCGAATTCGTCAATCCGATCTCTGCCGATGAGGCCCGTGATATCCTGCGCGACGCGCCGGGCATTGCAGTGGTCGACAAGCGCGAACCCGGTGGCTATGCGACCCCGGTCGAGGCCGTGGGCGACTATGAGACCTATGTCAGCCGTATCCGCGAAGACGTGACCGTCGAAAATGGCCTGGCCATGTGGGTGGTCTCGGATAATCTGCGCAAGGGCGCGGCGCTCAACACGATCCAGATCGCGGAAACGCTGATCGAAAAGGGTTACAAGCCCCGCGCATAA